A section of the Nitrospinota bacterium genome encodes:
- a CDS encoding bacteriophage holin gives MTEKLRLDILSFGLALGTLTAIVLFSFGLVALISGLGRPYVDLVSSILLGYSSTIFGSIMGAVWGFILGFVEGLLLAWFYNVFLRMKQ, from the coding sequence ATGACAGAGAAACTTCGTTTGGATATATTAAGTTTTGGTCTTGCTTTAGGAACGCTGACTGCAATTGTTTTATTTTCATTTGGTTTAGTAGCTTTGATTTCTGGTTTAGGTAGACCCTATGTAGATTTAGTATCTTCTATATTGCTCGGATATTCTTCAACAATCTTTGGAAGCATAATGGGAGCTGTTTGGGGATTTATTCTTGGATTTGTTGAAGGTCTTCTACTTGCTTGGTTTTATAATGTATTCCTAAGAATGAAACAATAA